The nucleotide window TCTTTCCACTTATACTTAaacattcattttcttactaataGTATAAAACTACAATTATCAACTTTTCCAAAGGAATCCTATCATTTGCTTGAACAGacttttttggataattttaaacaacTTTCTATTTATACTTAAACATATTGCATGATGACACATTTATACGTATACCCATTTGcgtattaacaaaaaaatatatttctagtTAATGAGACAAAACAACTTTCCATTTAAGCTTAAACAGTGTCATTAGTTCTTTTCACTTATACTTAAACATTCATTTACTTACCAATAGTATAAAACTACAATTATCAACCTTTCCAAAAAGAATCCTACCATTTGCTTGAATAGatttttttggacaattttaaATAGCTTTCTATTTATACTAAAACatatcacatgatgacacatttaTACGTGTATCCATTTGtgtattaacaaaaaaatccgTTTCTGATTAATAAGACAAAACATCTTTCCATTTATGCTTAAATAGTGTCATTAGTTCTTTCCACTTATACTTCAACATTCATTTACTTGCTATTATTATAAAACTACAATTATCAACCTTTCCAAAAGGAATTCTACCATTTGCTTTGAATAGACTTTTCTGGACAATTTTACTCCTATAAATACAGGCACTCACTGAACCAGCATTTACAGAATTAACCATTTGTATAATCCTAACTATGGCAAAGCTTTCTGCAATCATCTTCTTGCTTTTCCTCATCAGCCTCACCTGTGGTACATCCCTGTTCATTTCTCCTATTTACTTAAGCTTATTACTTCTTCATGAATCTCTTCTGTTTTAAGCCAACTGGTTTTTACTTCTTTATTATGTAATGTAgctgtttttattattatttttaaatatatagtcaCCTCAAATCATATCTCAAAATTGGGTGCACATAGTTTActctaatgaaaaagaaaagaacagaCAATAATGCGTTTACAATGACTTAACTTTGCAGATGAAACTCTGGTGCCCATGGCTGAAGCAAAAAAGTGCAACGACGCCTGGGATTGCCGCGGTGAAGATCGATGCAGGGATGACTGTACAAAGCGTCACAATGGCGAAGGGATATGTGATTTATTCACCGCACCCGGCGTCCCTAAGCAATGTTTCTGTGTCTACAACTGTTGATCATGCATCAACAGAATATCTCCTTATTAAATGCAGTACTTTGTGTAATAAGAAGTTTAAATAAGCCTATCTGACACAGATATATTGGGATGGATTTGATGAAGACATTACTGACAGTAGCTGACATGGGGACTATTAGTTATGATTTTCTGCCATATCCATCCAAAGAAATCTCTGCCCATTAATGTCACAAATGTGTTTTATATGTATGCCTCAACTTcctattaataatatgacaatCAGAGTGTTAAGTCTCTGTCAATGCCTCTTTCAAACTATAAACAGCTAGCTTACTTCTCTGTATTCCAAACATGGCAAAGCTCAGTTTTCTGTATTTTTTCGCTTCTCCTCCTAGTCTGAATGTTGCATCGGCAGGATTGATATAACTTATGAATGCTAGATTGAAGAAGCCAACATGCTGAGAAAATGTctaaaacaacatactttgttgtttttttatgtaaactaaattttgtttgacttttttattaaatgtttgaCTATTTGAATttggtaattttaatataaatgagttttaatattaagGGGATATTTGGTTAGGAGggcttaaaaattattttggtaatatattttttattatttatattattttatttgatttataaataataagagattttgctaattttttattacccttgAGGATGTTGtaggtaatataaaatataccactttcattttagttattaaaaaattaataagaaaattttgattttattataattatatatttatttattaattttttaggaaaaaaataatcatattttcaattaatataacaaataatataaaaatatttaaaaataattatatctaaaggtatttaagtaaaataatatactaatattattttattatttttaacctatTATACTAATTATTCATaactaccaaattttattaaacatattaataatttatattcaataatttttaaaatagtttatttttacgattattttttaattttaataataaaacattttccgAACTAAAGACCTCTTAATTGAGTTTTGTTTAATCTggataaattttgattatttaggTAGATTTTATGGGTCTATTAATCTTTATTGTTCTTTCCGTTTGAATATTGAATTGGATAAGAGATTTCCTCGGATACAAAGATATGCACACTTCTATTGATGTACAATTGGGGGCTGCTACAAATGCCACAACCTTCCGGCTAAATTACTATCGATTTTGAATcccaaattttacataaatattgtAGTTTCATATATATGAGATGAAGTATAAACAAGTCCTACTGGATTAAGAGGTCAAGGAAGCTTGACTCGAttgcatttaataatataatttattttttaatttaaaattatttaattatataataatgtattatttatatatttaaattatataaaaatattaaatacgtgttactttattttattggtaaaaattatttgtcaaGCAGCCAAAAACATACCTTCTAATCAAAAGTAATCAATCATGAACTTCAGACATCAAGTCTCCATCTTGTTTGGTGTAAGAATTAACCTTCGGCCAATTAAATTGACTCATACAAGTGTGCACATATCACTATCTTGGTCTCGCATGCACACTATTGAATTGACCTTTCAGAACCCAGTAAGATCTTGCCACGTTGCCAGATGCCCCAAAAATCTTCGCACAGAAAAAGTTTTTCAGTACAGAAACTAGTCGGCTAAGACAATTTCCCTTCTCTCGTAAGTTTCAAACATGTAAAGCCAGTTCTTCAGTGCTTAACTGTCCATATAAATTTCATAGCAAAAGTATGGTCAAGTCCTTTAAAAAGCATATACATAATTAGAAGAGTCatcttttctttcactttcactttcacTGTCTTctgcatttttattttgaaacttCGAAGTTCTTTCACTATATATACTGAGATCACTCAAATAGGTTCTCGTAGTTTCATCTCTATCTCATTAAAGTTCTCAAATTCTTACTGCCCGTTTCGGGTTTTGAGGTTTTCAACAAAGGTATGTTCTTGAAATCCATTTTGTGGATTTTCTGTGTAATTTAGATTGTACTTAACcgtattatattttgttatttttatccCCATTTGTTCTATCTTGTTTGTAATCGTGTTCTCTTGTTCCGgtttatagtaataataatcaCGAGCTTGTTCAACTTTTTGCCGATTCTACTTGGACGTCTGTTACATATTGCAATCATTGAACAATTTGTCATTTATATGCTGTTTATGGTATTGTTTTATATGGATTCTTATAGAAATTCTTGTTATGGTAAAATGGTTCAATACTATTCCTGGTTGTTTATCATcatgtattaatttgaaagctttttcttttattaatgtcCATTTTAATGGGGTTAATGAACTTCACTATTTCAAGATAACTTTTTTTAgcagtttttgttgtttttggctATGACATTTATTTACTGATGTAACATAAGCTGCAGTGTAGATTCTATATTTTGATGACCTACCAGTCCTGTAAATATGGAACCATCCCTTTTGttgttaatttgattaatagaaGGGATATTTGAAGACTAATGTCATGTACCAATTATGTTGCTGGGTACTTTGTATCGAATGTAAGCTGTATTTACTTTTCTTGTGTTTGTTTGGAATTTCAGGGTTTCATTTTATTCATATCAGTTTAATCATGAGCAAAGTCAATAGAGATAGTTGGGATGATGAATGCTCTGTCATAGGAGATAAAGGAGAGATCGGATTTATTGATTTTGAGGATGATCAATCAGTCTTAAGTTATGATGCAGATGGAGAGGGTCCAGTTATTATATCCATTCCATTTCAATTTATTCAAGGGAAACCTCAATCTATTTTAATAGGAGAAACTTCAAGGTGTTCAATAACTATAAGGAACAGTACTAGTGACCCTATAGATATTTGgggaattaaaatattttgctCCAATCCTGCAGACTCTTTTACCTTATCTCTTATGGAACCATTGTCGGCCTCAGAAAATACTCGAGGCTTTTTGGAGGGATTTTCTATCGAGGACAGAGTGCTTCAACCTCTTCAGACTTTAACAATTTGGTTATCCTGCAAACCCAAGGATGTGGGTTTGCACACAACTGTGGTGCACTTTGATATAGGAGATGATAGGATCGAACGTGTGGTATTTCTATTGGCAGAAGAcaaaatctctcaatctctggcTTCTAATAAACCATATGCAAGACAACCTAGAAAGAAGCAATTTGCTGTTAATCAATATGTTGTCTCCTCACGTCCAGCTAGGGCAACGAAGCAAGGTTTCAAGTCTAGGCTCCCAGAATATCCAATCCCAAAGGATGTTCGAGAGTTGCTGATGAATAAGCAAGTCCCTGAAGTCATAGCACAAAGTTTAGTGGGGAAGAACTATGTTGATTTCTTCAATACATTGCTGATCATGGAAGAGCTATATTTGGAGGTAATTGTTAATGCTTGATCAGTTAATTAAGTATTCCAAACAGATTGTTGATTGTTTGGATCTAAAATTGGTTACTTTTGTTTCAGGAACAAATGCAGGCCCATAATATGGAGTCTGTAAGAATGAGGAGAAAAGGGGCTCAATTCCTGGCTCTTGAAGTCCCTGGGTTGGCTGAGAGGAGGCCTTCACTTGTACATGGAGATTATGTTTTTGTGAAGCTTTCTGCTGGCAGCTCATGTGATGAAATCGTGTATCAGGTCTGTTCCttgttttaaatgaattatattttctctcaaaaGATTTGGTGCATCTTGCAGTGCATGAAACGTCAAGGAAATTTGATGCTGATGCATGTTAGTACCATGGATGATGCAAGCTGAAATATTTGATGTTTTGTGTACTTCCTAATCTGTACAGTGAAAATAACGTTTCTGTTTGAATAATTTCTGCCACActgattttattgtttgagtggtattataaatataatttagatccTAAACTAAAGGAAAGAAAtaggaaacaaacaaaaagcaAGTATGCAATCAATACAAATATTGTAcaatcctaaatttaaaaaaaaaaaaatttacaatcaGGGTGAAGCCTTCCAAACTGGGGGCTAATCTCCAACATGTAGCTTTAGAGCATGGAGAATTGACGTGAACAAGCACATTTATTACGGATATTTGTAATTGAGTGCAGTGTGGCACATGCACTTCATACAGTGTATTCTCTTAACTATGTTTTCAATTATGTTTCGTAATTATGAATGTATCAATAGAAGTGGCATTTTTTGGATGGAgaactattatatttttgagTTCATCTTATTTCTCCCCTGATGAATAGctgattatattttctttcatataatAACCTTGATTAGTATATCCTTGGGAATGCATTGATGCTAGCActcagttttgaatattttaatctctctttcaaattttaacttgTGTTTTTCAGGGTTACATCCACCGTGTTGAAGCTGATGAAGTGCTTCTGAATTTTGCGCAAGAAGTCCATGCTAGTCACAGAAATGAGAGTTTATACGATGTCAAGTTCTCATATAATAGGATAACCATGAGGAGGTTGTATCAAGCTGTTGAAGCTGCAGAAAATTTAGAATCTGATCTTCTCTTTCCAGAAAATTCAACCAAAAGGAGATTGGTTAAAGCTAATCCTTTTGTGCCATTTACAAGTCTGAATGAAGAGCAGATGCGTTCTGTTGAAATAATTCTTGGTTGCAAAGGTGCTCCTCCGTATGTAATTTACGGGCCTCCTGGTACGGGCAAAACTATGACTTTGGTGGAAGCAATCTTGCAAGTTTATGCCACAAAAAAGAATGGTCGGATTCTTATATGTGCGGCTTCAAACAGCGCTGCAGATCATATATTAGAGAGGCTCTTGGGTAATGAGACGATTAAAGTGAAAGAGACTGAGATATTTAGGCTTAATGCTACAAGCCGTGATTACGAGGATATTTCTCCTGATTATATTCGCTTTTGCTATTTTGAGGAATCCGTTTTCAAATGTCCTCCGCTTCAGGCATTGAACCGTTACAGGATCATCATTTCTACTTACATGAGTTCAGCTCTACTTACTGCAGAAGGTATCAGGCGAGGTCATTTTTCTCATATCTTCTTAGATGAGGCTGGCCAAGCTTCAGAGCCAGAAAGCATGATTCCTATAGCCAACCTTTGTCGTAGAGAAACAGTTGTTGTTCTTGCAGGAGATCCAAAGCAACTAGGTCCTGTCATATATTCTAAAGATGCTGAGGTTTCTGGATTAGGAAAATCTTATCTTCAAAGGCTTTTTGAGTGTGAGTTTTACCATAATGAGGATGAAGGTTATGTGAAAAAGTTAGTGAGAAATTATCGGTGTCATCCAGCGATTCTAGACCTCCCATCAAAGCTTTTCTATAGGGGAGACTTACTTGCATGTAAAGAAGATACCTCTTCCTCCATTAGCGCTAAGGTGGACTTCCTTCCTAATAAAGAATTTCCTATACTGTTCTTTGGCATTCAAGGCTGTGATGAGAGAGAAGGTAACAATCCGTCTTGGTTTAACCGATTTGAGGCTAGCAAGGTTGTTGATATCATCAATAAGCTGAGAGAAAGTACTAGTCTCTGTGAAGCAGATATTGGGGTTATAACACCGTATCGCCAGCAGGTTCTCAAGATCAGAAAAGTACTTGAAACTTGGGACATGCCAGATGTTAGAGTTGGGAGTGTTGAACAATTTCAGGGACAAGAGAAAGAGGTTATTATTGTATCGACTGTCAGGTCAACAGTTAAACACAATCAGTTTGACAGAACTTACTGTCTAGGATTTCTTAGCAATCCAAGGAGATTCAATGTTGCAATTACCCGTGCCAAATCACTGCTTATCATTATCGGGAATCCACACATAGTCTGTCAGGTATTTCCTTGTATTTTGCTGATTACTTTCCCAACTGATGTATTTTGCTTTACTGAATTCTGTGCTGAACCATCTTTTGTCGAATATCAAACAATTGATTTAATGTTCTCAATGATATCATCATTAAAGGATGTTAGAAATATGTTAAAACATCTTATTAGAATTAAAGCTGTAGCAAATGTATAAAACTAGTACATACTTTTCAATATCTCATGGAATAAGTGTTCATCTTTCTTGGCTTCAAGCGACAAATGACAATTGAGTAGGCTTAAGATACTAATGATTTGTGTTCTGCAGGATCCATACTGGGACAAACTTTTATGGTATTGTTGTGACAATAACTCTTATCAAGGCTGCCCTCTTCCCGAACGACCAAACTATGCAGATGATATGCTGATACCAGAAGTGAacttaaataatgaatttgaaaCAGGGGAATGGGGCCAATCATATAAAGCAGAAGAGATACCAGAAATTCCACAGCCGGTAACTGATGAAGCCGAGTGGTCAGATGGTTGGAAGTAAAATTTCCTAACTTGTTGCAGTgtggattttccttttttcatagTCAAGATGTAGCATCTTTAGAGTTACGATCTACATTACAGGGAAACTTTACGGTGaatactaaatttattaatggtAGATTGCCTTGTAATTGTGGCCATTTTGTTGAATAATATGTAAAATGGTTTGTTATAATTTCAGAATCATGATGAAACTTTTGTGCTGAAAATAGAGGAAGGATAAGTTTAGAGAAAGCGTCCCACATCGATAGAATAGAAAAAGAGGGACATGAGGTGCAAATATAAAAGGAAAGATATAAGCAACAAAAAACATACTTACCTGGACGGGGTCAATGGGTGATCAGGAAGGCCCATGGCCTAGGCTGGTGACCTCCATTGCACTTAGGAGGTGCACCCGCCTAAGGTCTGCCCAAGTGGCAGAGCCTACGTCATAATTTGTGGCAGAGGGGGCCTGCGTTCGCGCGGCCCCTACCAAACCTGAGTTAAACTTATTGCAGTTCTGTTTATTAGATGGGCTTGCCTTTTTAAGCTTCGTTAAGCTTACTTAGGTCAGATACGTGGGTTTGATTTAACAGTCAATTGGATCGGACGGGCTTGTCATTTTACACGGCCTATTGTCAATTTATTGAGGCCTCTATAATGACGTACTTCAGtcgtttcttttaattttctgcAGAAACTGTCAAATCAAAGAAGGTTAGCTCACTAAACAGTAATCGTTCGAAAACGAAAAAATAGCAGAACAACATTTTGTCTTGTAATCGGCattgaaattatatacattaCAAAGTTGACATTTCAGACATGTTATGTACACCGCACTGTACAAGACCGTAGCTGAACTTTGAGCCGGAGCAATACATACATTTAGTAGACACAAACCACTGGCCTACAAGAGGGTTTTTTTCCTATACTTTCTCCTGTTTCTCTTCTGTTTTTAACAATTCTATACTATTCTCATTCGGTAGAAAGAAGCAGAATGTCTCTTTATTCACAATTGACAAACAGAGACTTTTCAAGGGGTAGAATTTACTGAAATTTCTTGCGGAAGAGGCGAGCTTGGCTGGTCCATATGTGCTGGTATGACAAGTCGCTGCAAGGGCTTCAATGCATCTGTCAGTTGTTTAAATGAAGGACGCAAGTTTGGTTCACTAgggaaacaagaa belongs to Mangifera indica cultivar Alphonso chromosome 2, CATAS_Mindica_2.1, whole genome shotgun sequence and includes:
- the LOC123205263 gene encoding probable RNA helicase SDE3, with amino-acid sequence MSKVNRDSWDDECSVIGDKGEIGFIDFEDDQSVLSYDADGEGPVIISIPFQFIQGKPQSILIGETSRCSITIRNSTSDPIDIWGIKIFCSNPADSFTLSLMEPLSASENTRGFLEGFSIEDRVLQPLQTLTIWLSCKPKDVGLHTTVVHFDIGDDRIERVVFLLAEDKISQSLASNKPYARQPRKKQFAVNQYVVSSRPARATKQGFKSRLPEYPIPKDVRELLMNKQVPEVIAQSLVGKNYVDFFNTLLIMEELYLEEQMQAHNMESVRMRRKGAQFLALEVPGLAERRPSLVHGDYVFVKLSAGSSCDEIVYQGYIHRVEADEVLLNFAQEVHASHRNESLYDVKFSYNRITMRRLYQAVEAAENLESDLLFPENSTKRRLVKANPFVPFTSLNEEQMRSVEIILGCKGAPPYVIYGPPGTGKTMTLVEAILQVYATKKNGRILICAASNSAADHILERLLGNETIKVKETEIFRLNATSRDYEDISPDYIRFCYFEESVFKCPPLQALNRYRIIISTYMSSALLTAEGIRRGHFSHIFLDEAGQASEPESMIPIANLCRRETVVVLAGDPKQLGPVIYSKDAEVSGLGKSYLQRLFECEFYHNEDEGYVKKLVRNYRCHPAILDLPSKLFYRGDLLACKEDTSSSISAKVDFLPNKEFPILFFGIQGCDEREGNNPSWFNRFEASKVVDIINKLRESTSLCEADIGVITPYRQQVLKIRKVLETWDMPDVRVGSVEQFQGQEKEVIIVSTVRSTVKHNQFDRTYCLGFLSNPRRFNVAITRAKSLLIIIGNPHIVCQDPYWDKLLWYCCDNNSYQGCPLPERPNYADDMLIPEVNLNNEFETGEWGQSYKAEEIPEIPQPVTDEAEWSDGWK